CCGATGTGTTCAGTACCTCAGAACCCAATCAGTCGTCCGTTGAGATTCATGTGTGGCAGGGGGAACGCCAGATGGCGGCTGACAACAAATCCCTGGGCCGTTTCCGTCTCTCCGGTATTCCTCCAGCGCCCAGGGGTGTTCCACAGATCCAGGTTGCTTTCGACATCGATGCCAACGGCATTCTTCAGGTGAATGCCACCGATCGAACCACTGGACGCAAGCAGTCGGTGACCATTCAAGGCGGATCAACGCTCAACGAGGACGAAATTCAGGCCCTTCTTGCAGAAGCCGAGGCCCGGGCTGATGAGGACCGTCGCCGCCGCGCCACCATCGAGCGCCGTAACTCGGCATTGACCTTGGTGGCTCAGGCCGAACGGCGCCTGAGAGATGCGGCACTGGAATTTGGCCCCTATGGAGCAGAACGCCAGCAACGCGCTGTTGAAATGGCCATGCGTGACGTGCAGGATTTACTCGAGCAAGAGGATCTCCAGGAACTGGAACTGGCTGTGAGCGGATTACAGGAAGCTCTTTTCGGTCTGAATCGAAGGCTCACGGCGGAGCGCCGCACGGAGTCGGGTCCACTCCAGGGGTTGAAAAGCACGCTTGGAACCCTGAAAGACGAGCTGTTCGCAGACGATGACTGGGATGATGACCCCTGGTCAACGCCCCAGGACCGCTACGGCTACGACCCTCGTCCGCGGAGTGGACGGAGAGGCCTCGATCCCTGGGACGATGACAACTTCCGCTGAAACCGATTACTGGTCTCTTCTTGGTCTGACCCCTGATGCGGATCAGGAGACGCTGAAGCGGGCTTTTCGCCGTGAAGCCCGCCGCTGGCATCCCGACCTCAATGGCAACGACCTTCAGGCGGAGGAGCGTTTCAAGCTCGTCAACGAGGCCTATGCAGTACTCAGTAATCCCGAGCGCAAAACGGAATGGATCCGCTTGCGTCAGGGACAGGGTGAGGGGGCTGATCCTTTCAGCACTGGATTCCCCGATTTCGAGGACTATCTCGACGTGGTGTTTGGTTCCGGGCGCCAACGTCGTCCAGCCGCTGGCGTGGACGATCCCGTGCAGCCGGACAGTCGAGTTGAAGATGACGAGCACCATTGGCTGGAACCATCCCCACAACCGTCACCACCAATCCGATCCCACGATGATCTCGAGACGGTTGTTGAGCTCTCGCCTGACCAAGCCCTTCATGGAACCTTGGTGGAGCTTGAACTTGGTGACGGAACACTTGTGGAAGTGAGCACGCCACCCCAAGCCGGTGATGGATGGCGTCTGCGGCTGGAAGGGGTGGCACCGGGCGGAAAGGATCACTTCCTCCAGTTGCGTGTGATCACCGAGGAGGGATTGCGAATCGATGGACTCAAGGTGCACTACAGATTGGAACTTCTTCCTCCTGATGCTGCCTTGGGTTGTGCCGTCAACGTGCCCACCCTGACGGGTTCAGTGACGCTCCAAGTTCCTCCTGCCTCGTCCAGTGGACGGCTGCTGAGGCTGCGAGGGAGAGGTCTTGAGCTCGGAACCCAGAGGGGTGATCAACTCGTTGAGATCGTGATCGTGATCCCTTCGTCGCTTGAGGATGATGAGCGCGCTCTCTACCAGCGTCTGCAGGAGATCAGTCTCGAACGGTCTGGTCTGCCCTGAGCAGGAAACGATGAGAGACTCGCGTGGGCGATTCATCTGCATGTTGGTTCACGTTCTCCTGTTCGACGCAGGTCAGGACAGCGAAGGCATTCACTCTCTGGAGCTTTCAGGTCACACCGTGGTGCTCATGTTCGAAAACAGCGACGATGCTGAGCGTTACGCCGGACTTCTCGAAGCGCAGGATTTCCCTACACCGAGTGTTGAAGCCCTTGATCGAGAGGAGGTTGAGTTGTTCTGCCGGGAAGCTGGTTATGAGGCTCGCCTGGTCTCAGCGGGTTTTGTGCCCCAATCCGAGGAGGACCGCTTGATGCTCGCTCCTCCGTCCGCCAATCGGGATGTCAGCAACTGGCAGGACGGCGATCTGGAGAGCCAGGAGCAAGTTGAGCGCGACAGTGCTGATCTGGATGCTGTGCGTCGGCGTCTTGAGGGATTGCTGTGATTGAGCCGTCTGCTGATCGAGGCCATCTGCTGACCGAGCAGACCAATCCGGCCAGTGAAAGCCTGGATCTGCTTCCCACCGATGCGCTCATCAGTCTGTTCGTGGAGGAAGATCGACGCCCCCAGATGGCCGTGCAAGGGGCGATCAGCGCACTGACCGAAGCTGTGGATGCCATCGCGGAACGCCTGAAAGTTGGCGGCCGCTTGTTTTATCTAGGTGCCGGCACATCAGGTCGTCTCGGTGTGTTGGATGCGGCCGAATGTCCGCCGACGTTCTGCAGCCCGCCGGATCTGGTGCAAGGTGTTCTCGCCGGGGGCCCTGCCGCACTGCTGCGCAGCTCCGAGGGGCTTGAAGATCTTGCATCGGCAGGAGTTTCTGATCTGAAAGATCGAGGCTTCACTGGGAGTGACTGCCTGGTTGGCATCGCCGCCGGCGGGACAACGCCCTATGTGAAAGGTGGTTTGCATTACGCCCGCGAGCTTGGCGCGCTCACCATCGCCATGGCCTGTGTTCCTTCCGATCAGGCCCCTTTGCCCTGTGATGTCGACATACGGCTTTTAACAGGCCCTGAGCTGCTGACAGGCTCCACCCGACTCAAGGCGGGGACTGCCACAAAGATGGCACTGAACATCTTGTCCACTGGCGTGATGGTCAGGCTGGGAAAGGTGTACGGCAATCGGATGGTGGACGTTGCCGCGAGCAACAGCAAGCTGGTGGACCGCTCCATGCGCATTCTTCGTGATCTGCTGGGGCTGGATCGCGACACCTCTCAAGTGCTGCTCAGTGCGGCGGGCGGTTCCGTGAAACGTGCCCTTGTGATGGGCAGCTGCCATCTGGATGCTGTTGCAGCCGATGCACTGTTGAAGAACCACGGATCAGACCTTCGGCAGGCATTGCTCAGCCGCGGGGTCACCCTCCCTCAGGAGGCTGTCACGCTTCCCCAGTAAGGAGAAGTGAAGAGATCGAGACGGCGGCGGGTGGCTTCAGGCACAACCTCCGGAGGCGTCATCAAGGCATCGGCCAGGGCGTGATGCGCTTTGGATGCCGGTGGCTCCTGGCGGATGCTCTCCATTAAACGGCTGAGAATGGGTCCGGTGGCCAAGGCATTGGCTTTCAGGTTGCCCACCACCATCTCCACAGTGACCGCGTCGTGATCGTTGTGCCAACAATCAAAGTCGGTCACCATGCTCAACGAGGCATAGGCAATCTCTGCCTCCCTCGCCAGGCGGGCCTCTGTGTGATTCGTCATGCCAATGACGTCGCAACCCCAACGGCGGTAGAGCTCGCTTTCAGCTCGGGTGGAAAACGCAGGCCCTTCCATGCAGAGATAGGTTCCGCCCCGGTGCAAATGGTGCCCGGCGGGCATTGCCATTGATGCGGCTGAGGCGAGAAGGTCACTGAGCTTGGAACAGAAGGGTTCAGCCAGGCTGACGTGAGCAACGCAACCGTCGCCAAAAAACGACTGAGGGCGCTGCATTGTGCGATCAATGAATTGATCGGGAACCACCATGTCGCGGGGACGAAGATGCTCGCGAAGAGAGCCAACGGCTGAAACCGAGACCAGCCAGCGCACACCGAGCGAGCGCATGGCCCAAACGTTGGCTCGATAGGGCACTTCACTCGGAAGCAGATGGTGATGACGTCCGTGACGCGCCAGAAAAACGATGTCTACGCCGTTGAGGCGCCCCAGCATGAAGGCATCGGATGGCGGGCCGAATGGGGTCTCCAGTTCAGCCTCACGCACGTCCTCTAATCCATCGATGGCATAGAGACCGCTTCCACCGATCACTCCCACCCGGGCCGAGTCGAGCGATGGCGGGGTGGAAATGTTGGTCATAGCAGAGGTGCGGCGCTGAAATTATGCCCTTGCCTAGCATGGTGTTTTGGTGTTGATGCCTTGACCACGGTTCTCATGACCACGGACGCCGGCCCGATCAAGCTGGAGATGTTCGACAACGATGCCCCGAACACCGTGGCCAACTTCGTCAAGCTGGCCAAGGAAGGTTTTTATGACGGCCTTGCTTTCCATCGTGTGATCGACGGTTTCATGGCCCAGGGCGGGTGCCCCAACAGCCGTGAAGGATCCCGCGGCATGGCTGGAACGGGTGGCCCCGGCTACACGATCGACTGCGAGATCAACAGCAGAAAGCACGTTCCGGGTGCGTTATCGATGGCGCATGCCGGCAAGAACACCGGTGGCAGCCAATTCTTCATCGTGCATGAAGCCCAGCCCCATCTCGATGGTGTGCACACCGTTTTCGGTCAGACCGGTGACATGGATGTGGTTCTGGCCCTCAAAAATGGCTCCAAGATCCAAACGGTGACGGTTCAGGACCAGTGAATCAATGCCGGCTGGTCCGCCCTCTTGAACCAGTCGGCCTTCTCCTTCGTTGATCGGAGCGACTCCAGCGAACGCTCTTCTCTGTTGAGCCACTGTGGTGGATGACTGATCTGAATCGTTTTCACCGCATGCAGTAATCCGATGCGCGAGATTTCCTGCCAGGACGCCATCGTGGCCAACAGTTTCTGCATCACTGACTCTGTGGGATCAGAGTTCTGAATGGACCATACGAATCTCGGTCGCTCCCAGAGGGCGAGCAAACGAGGATTGTGTTCGGTTTGCAGCTGCAGCTTGTGTTCTTCAGCAAGTTGTTCCATTCGTTGAACCAGCTTGGAGAGAGTGGTTTCATCGTTGGTGAAGACGTCGAGGCCGATCACCCAGTGGGAACGCTCGGGTTGCTCCTCGAACAAATGGCCCAATTTTTCGCGCTTCGTCGCCAGATACTGGGCGTTGTAATCCCCTGGATCAATTTCTAAAGGCACCCGATCCACCACTTCCAGGCCGTAGCCCCCCAGGCCAGCAATTTTGCGGGGGTTGTTGGTGAGAAGGCGAAGACGATGAATTCCCAGGTCACTGAGGATCTGGGCCCCTACTCCGTAATTGCGCAGATCTGGGGCAAAGCCAAGTTTTTCATTGGCCTCGACCGTGTCGAGTCCTCCATCTTGAAGGCTGTAGGCCTTGAGTTTGTTGATCAAGCCAATACCCCGGCCCTCCTGGCGCAGATACACAAGAACACCCTCGCCCTCCACCTCGATCTGGTGCATGGCCGCTTCGAGTTGGGCGCGGCAATCACAGCGCAGTGAACCGAAGGCATCACCCGTCAGACACTCTGAATGCATCCGAACCAGCACAGGTTCCTTCATCGAACCGATGGAGCCTTTGACCAGCGCCACATGTTCACTGCCATCAAGCGCATTGCGAAACCCGATGGCCTGAAAACTGCCGAACTGACTGGGGAGGGATGCCTGGGCCTGACGAACGACAAACCGTTCATTGTCCAATCTGTAGCGGATCAGATCGGCGATGCTGATCAGGCGCAGTCCCCACTGGCGTGCGTATGCCTGCAGCTCTGGCAGCCGAGCCATGGAGCCGTCGGCATTCTGAATTTCACAGATCACGCCTGATGAATTCAGTCCAGCCAATTGGGAGAGATCCACTGCGGCTTCGGTATGTCCAGCCCGTTTCAGCACACCACCGGGTCGGGCTCTGAGTGGAAAGATGTGGCCAGGACGCCTTAGATCCGACGGTCTTGATTCAGCCTGAATGGCCACTTGGATGGTTCGAGACCGGTCTTCGGCCGAGATGCCAGTGGAGACTCCATGCTCCGGTCCAGCATCGATGCTGACCGTGAAGGCCGTCTGGTTCGCATCGGTGTTGCGGTCCACCATCAAAGGAAGATCCAGAGCATCGAGGCGATCACCTTGCATTGCCAAACAGATCAACCCCCTGGCTTCAGTGGCCATGAAATTGATTTGTTCGGGTGTGGCGAACTGGGCTGCGCAGATCAGGTCCCCTTCGTTCTCCCGACGCTCATCGTCGACCACAACAACGCATTCACCGTTTCGAATGGCTTTGAGCGCATCAGGAATGCTGTCAAACAGGGTTTGAGCTTGCGTTGATTGATCGGCAGATTCGGGCAGAGCTCTCGTTGTCCTGAGTTCAGACACCATTATCGACGCCGGTACGATCGGTTGATGTGTTGGCGCAGAGATGCTGAATCGACGGGTTGCCGTGGTGGGTGCCTCGGGATATGGAGGGCTCCAGACCTTGCGCCTTCTCAAAGAGCACCCCTCATTTCAAGTGAGCTTTCTGGCTGGCGAGCGCTCAGCCGGCCGTCCCTGGAAGGAGATCTGCCCGTTTCTTCCGCTGGACGGTGATCGGATCGTTGAAGCTGCGGATCCGGATCGCATCGCTTCAACGTCGGATTTTGCAGTGCTGAGCTTGCCCAACGGACTGGCCAGCAAGTTGGTGCCGCCATTGCTGGAGCGAGGGGTGAGAGTGGTCGACCTCTCGGCGGACTATCGCTACAAATCGCTTGACCAATGGTCCTCGGTGTACGTGCAAGAGGCCAGGAGCGCAGCGAGAACAGACCATGATCTCTGCGAGGAAGCCATCTACGGCCTGCCCGAGTGGCATCACCAGGCCATCGCCAATGCTCGGTTGGTTGCAGCGCCGGGCTGTTTCCCCACAGCGAGTCTGTTGCCACTGCTCCCCTTTCTCAAGCAGGGATTGATCGAGAGTGACGGCTTGATCATTGATGCCAAGACGGGCACGTCAGGTGGAGGGCGTGCAGCGAAGGAACACCTTCTCCTGGCTGAGGCGTCCGAATCAATTGCCCCCTACGGCGTGATCGGCCACCGCCACACCTCCGAAATCGAACAGTTGGCTAGCAACGTCGCAGGCTGCCCCATCCAATTGCAGTTCACCCCCCATCTTGTTCCCATGGTGCGGGGACTTCTCTCGACTGTTTACGCCAGGCTGAGGGATCCAGGACTGACCGCAGAGGATTGCAACACGGTGCTCCAGACCGTTTACCAGCAGCATCCCTGCGTTGAGGTTCTCCCTGTAGGAACCTACCCAGCGACGAAATGGGCCAAGCACACGAACCGCGCCATGCTTTCGGTCCAGGTTGATACAAGAACCGGTCGCCTCGTGCTGATGAGCGCTGTCGACAATCTCCTTAAAGGTCAGGCTGGCCAGGGCCTTCAGTGCCTCAATTTAATGGCTGGCCTCGAGTCCACCGAAGGGCTGCCACTGACACCGTTCTATCCCTGAACCTCGGCATGCTCTTCTCCTCTCCACTGCAAGCCCGCTAACGCTGTGGCCCAGGGAAGAAGTCGATGCTCCTGCACCTGAATGCGTTTGGCGAGCGTCTCCACGTCATCGCTTGCATGCACAGGGACTGCGGCCTGCGCAATGACCGCTCCAGAGTCCACATCGGCCTGAACGTGATGGACGCTGCATCCGCTGATCCGGACGCCTGCGCTGAGGGCTTGACCAACAGCATCCAAACCTTTGAACGCTGGAAGAAGGGATGGGTGAAGGTTGATGAGCCTTCCGGGGTAGGCAGCGATCAGAACTGGCGTGACGATTCGCATCCAACCAGCCATCACCACCGCTTCGACGTCGGCAGCCCGGAACGCAGACACCAGGGCGTGGTCCAAGGATTCACGGGTGCTGTGCAGTCGGTGATCGATGAGCTGCCAGGGGATTTCAAGACGAGCAGCCCGTTCTTTGGCTCTGCAGTTCGGGTTGTTCACAACCAGCAAGCGCAACGATGCATCGAGGTATCCCTGCGTCGTCGCCTTGTGAAGAGCTTCGAGATTGCTGCCAGAGCCGGACGCCATGACTCCAATTCGTAGCGGCGGCGTGAATCGCGGCCATGCTTCGATTGCCGGAGCAATGAATCCAGAGGGATCTTTTTCAAGGATCTGGCTAGTGTCTGAAGACGCGGGCATTCGGATTTCATGTCCCATCTCTCCATCCTGCCCACACTGGTTAAGGATCTTGATCTGCTGGCTTCAGCATTGCGTGCTGAGGGTTTTGTTGTTGAGGTCGAAGGGCAGCTCAGTTCCTTTGGCACGCAACACAACGTGGCTCTTGCCGCTACGCATTCCATGGGTTTTGCCCTGGGCTGGACCTGGAACCGCAATCACGACTCCCTCGATGTTGTGGTGGATCTTGGAAGGCCTGCGCACTCCTTCTCTGTGGAGCGGATCCTGAGCCGGGTTCTGCGTCGCTATGCCTTACAGCAGGCCTTGCGTGATGCCGACCATCAGAACTTTGCTGTGGCCACTGTTGATGATCAGGTCGCGTTGCTAACGCCAGCATCCGTCAGGAGCTGATGGCAGGCGTCAACGTTCATTTGGATCTCAGAAATCCGGGGACTCAGACGATTGGTGTCGCGATGCGTTGGACACCAAAGCAGTCTTTGCAGACTCTGTCGCTTCCCGTCTGGACGCCTGGCTCGTACACGGTTCGCGATCCTTCCCAGCACCTCCACAGCCTCTCAGTGGTCCAGGGTGATCGCGTTCTGAACGTGGAACGGCGTTCCCCAGAACGCTGGGAGTTCAGTTGTGTCTCGGGTGAGCCGTTGTGCATTCGCTACCGGCTTGAGGCCAGGCAGCTCACGGTACGGACCAATCACCTCGACCCAGATTTTGCTTCACTCAGCCTCCCCGCAGTGGTGATGTTGGTTGAGGGTGAACGTTGGCATGAGCATTGCCTTCAGGTTTCAGTGCCTGATCACTGGTCTGTGGCGGTTCCCCTTGCGCTCGATGCGATCGGCTCGTTGTTCCTGGCCAAGGACTTCGATCAGCTTGTGGATGCTCCGGTTCATGCCGGCAGCTTTCAGCCCGAACGCCTCAGCGTTCGCGGGCACGACCATGAACTGATCCTGATTGGATCCCCGCCGTCTGGCTGGCCTGCTCGTTTCAAGCATGATCTCGAGGCTGTTTGCACGGCAGTCTGCGATCTCCTTGATTCAGATCCGCCAGCTGAACAGGTTTATCAGCTCGTGATCCAGTCGTTGGAACAGGGTTATGGAGGCTTGGAACATGACAACGCCTCTGTGATGCAGTTTCCCTGGCCGTCCCTTCAGGAGTCAGGCGGTTACCGCAAGCTTCTTCAACTTGTCGGCCATGAATATTTGCACCAGTGGAATGTGCGCAGACTCCGTCCCAGCGAGTTCGTTCCTTATCGCTACGACAGGCCCGTCATCAGCGATGGCCTCTGGTTCGCAGAAGGAGTCACGAGTTACTTCGATCTTGCCCTTCCCCTGCTTGCTGGACTTTCCTCTCGCCTTGATCTTCTCAAGGACCTAGGAGCAGATCTCTCCCATGTGTTGCTGAATCCTGGTTATGGGATTCAATCGCTTGCCGACAGTTCGAGGGAGGCGTGGGTGAGGCTCTACAAGCAGACGCCTGCGAATGCTCATAGTCAGATCAGTTACTACCGACTGGGAACAGCGTTGGCCTTTTGCCTTGATGTTCATCTGCGTCAATCGCAACACTCACTCGCGGAAGTTTTGCGATGTCTCTGGAAGCGCTTCGGTGTTCATGGAAGGGGTTACCGGCGAACCGATTTGATCGACTGTTTCACCGAGTACTCCAAGGATCTTGAAACACGGTTGCCGGATTGGTTGGATGGACGGTCTGCACTGCCGATCGAGGCAAGTCTCCAGATGATTGGCTTGTCACTCAATCCTGTGCGTGACAAAACGCCCTCTGCAGGTTGGCTCATCCGTGAGCGTCAGGGGCGTGTCTGGATCGATCGCACCGAACTTCATGGTCCTGCTCAACGGGGAGGGTTGGTGGCGGGAGATGAATTGGTCGCACTGCGTGACTGGCGATGCAGCTCAGTGCAGCGCTGCTCAGAGCTTTTGCAGGGCGACTCGATCCTCAAAGTGACCTACAGCCGCAGGGGTCTGCTCAAAACCACGGAACTCTCACTCGATGATCCAGGGGTGGACCGACACGAACTGGCCTGGGATCCTGGTGCATCTCAGGCTGCACGTGCTCTACGCGATCAATGGTTCGCCTTTCTCTGAGAAAGAACCTGTCAGCCGTGTTGAAGCGGTTGCATCGCCCCGGTGTGGGGATCGTGCTGGTCAGCACGGCTGCACTGCTCGTGGTCGTGTCACTGGTTGGTGTCACAGCGGAAAAAGATAGTGGGGCGAGGCGACCTTCCCTTCTTGACCTGCTCAATGATGTCGGCAAGGACAAGGATTCCAGTCGAAACATCGATGGTGAGCCACCCGTTCCCCCCAAGGCTTTGTCCTGGTCCTCCCCTTTGGCACGACAGTGTTCGGGCATTGATCCGCGCGTGAGAGAGCGTTTGCTGCAACGCAAGCGCTCTCTTGCTCAAGAGCGGAAGAACATCCCCGCCGATCCGAGCAACTTCGGAAGCCGTTATCGACGCAATCCATGGGGGCAACCACTCAACCCCGATCCGAGGGTGGTGGTGCTGCATGAAACCGTTTATTCACTTGGGTCCGCCATCAACACGTTCCTCACTCCCCATCCCCGCGATGAGGATCAAGTGAGTTATCACACCCTGATTGGTTTAGACGGCTCAATTGTGGATCTTGTTGACCCTCTTGAGCGCGCCTTCGGTGCTGGCTACTCGGCATTCCTCGGTGAATGGGCTGTCACTAACGCCAAATTCAAAGGTTCAGTGAATAACTTCGCGCTTCATTTGAGTTTGGAGACACCCAAGGATGGTCACGACAATGACAAACGTCACAGTGGTTATACCCAAGCTCAATATGACGCGATGGCTCTTGTTCTTGACGACTGGATCGAGCGCTTTGGATTTCAGCCCGCAGCCATCACAACGCATCAGCATGTGGACCTTGGCGGGGAGCGAGCGGACCCACGCAGTTTCTCTTGGGCTGACCTTCAAATTCGATTAGCAGCTCTTGGGAAGCTTTGCCTCTGACGAATCCTTCGGTCGACGATTGATCAGATGAGATAAGGCTTCGCTGTCTGGCGAGCGCTGTAGATCAGGCCATGCAGGGCAGGATCTTGCATGTAGCGCAAAATCCTGGCGGGATAATCCAGTTTGCCGTTGTGCAGATAGGCCAGAGTGGCAATGGCCTTCGCATCAACATAGGAGCGGCTTGCAATCAAGATCGATCCTTGATCAAGGCCGAGCTCATTTTTGATTCTCGACAACTTTGCTGCCAGCAGCTCGATGTTGGCCTCGGGGTTCATCAGCAGATCACGGGCTTCGCTGATCTGCTCAGAGGTGGGTTCAGCGGGAAGCCGGCCTTGATGAATTAATTCACTGATCCCGAGCTGTGCCGGACCATGGGTATCAACTAACCCTGAATGCACCACAAAGGGAAGATCTTCTCCAGGCTTGGAATGCTGGATCTCATCAAAGAGAATGGCTGTGATCAGCATCGGGTTGACGCGATGGCGGTAGGCCTCGCGCTGAATCACAGGTTTCAGACTCCGCAACCTTGAAAGTGTGTTGGCACGAAGCGGCTGCAACTGATCCATACCTCTAGTGAAGAGCTGAGCTAGAGGAGTTTGGGGACCATGGACCCCGAAGCGGCGCTGCAGGAGTTCCAGTTCTTCCGCACTGAAGTCAGTTGGGTCTGGGTTGGGCTCACCGACTGTTGACTCAGCCGGTGCCTGCTTTGAGGAACTCGATGCAATGTCCGCAATGGAGATCGGACGTAACGACGAATGAAATGCCAGGGAAGTGGCTGCCAGTGCAGCGGCAACGCCAAGCAACCCACGCATGGAGAGAGCTCGAGCTGGAGACCTGTCAGTGGACATGCGTGGAGGTTAGCGGCGGTATTCCAGTTGATGGGCAGGCAAGCGGATTGTGGATACCTTCAGGGCGTGCATGCACCTCGTGATGAGCTTCCCGGATTTCAGCGCCACTGACACCCAGATTCAATGGCAACGCTTCTGTGATCTCCTCTGGTACCACGACGATCTTGGATTCTGGCTGGACGTCAGTCGCATGCATCTCAATTCAGCAGCGTTGGACGAGCTCACTCCCCCACTGGAGCAGGCCTTCGAAGCGATGAAAAAGCTTGAGGCCGGTGCCATCGCCAATGCGGATGAGAACCGTCAAGTGGGTCACTACTGGCTTCGCGATCCCCAGTTGGCACCAGATCAAGCCGTAGGCCAGCACATCGCTGCAGAAATCAAGGACATCGAGCAGTTCGGAAAAGCTGTGATCAGTGGCGA
The sequence above is a segment of the Synechococcus sp. PROS-7-1 genome. Coding sequences within it:
- a CDS encoding N-acetylmuramoyl-L-alanine amidase yields the protein MVRLSLRKNLSAVLKRLHRPGVGIVLVSTAALLVVVSLVGVTAEKDSGARRPSLLDLLNDVGKDKDSSRNIDGEPPVPPKALSWSSPLARQCSGIDPRVRERLLQRKRSLAQERKNIPADPSNFGSRYRRNPWGQPLNPDPRVVVLHETVYSLGSAINTFLTPHPRDEDQVSYHTLIGLDGSIVDLVDPLERAFGAGYSAFLGEWAVTNAKFKGSVNNFALHLSLETPKDGHDNDKRHSGYTQAQYDAMALVLDDWIERFGFQPAAITTHQHVDLGGERADPRSFSWADLQIRLAALGKLCL
- a CDS encoding helicase DnaB; amino-acid sequence: MRGLLGVAAALAATSLAFHSSLRPISIADIASSSSKQAPAESTVGEPNPDPTDFSAEELELLQRRFGVHGPQTPLAQLFTRGMDQLQPLRANTLSRLRSLKPVIQREAYRHRVNPMLITAILFDEIQHSKPGEDLPFVVHSGLVDTHGPAQLGISELIHQGRLPAEPTSEQISEARDLLMNPEANIELLAAKLSRIKNELGLDQGSILIASRSYVDAKAIATLAYLHNGKLDYPARILRYMQDPALHGLIYSARQTAKPYLI